One window of Candidatus Regiella endosymbiont of Tuberolachnus salignus genomic DNA carries:
- a CDS encoding IS5 family transposase yields MKTKSTRRGDFLAQMNRIVPWEKILSKLSINYPKPTAKGGRPAKPLEVMLRIYFLQNGFNYADLSMEEALYDIPLLRQFTGVSVDAIPSDPTILHFRHWLEKHHLSESLFEEVNAHLASCGLFIKRGSIVDATIIHAPSSTKNRQNGRDPEMKATRKGNQCFGMKAHIGVDAQTGLVHSLVGTSANVAEVTQVHHLLHGQEEVVHGDAGYKGVMRRSEHQHRAVIWHIPRRRVLALPGQEQQVWEKHRHRQSLIAKIRAKVEHPFRVLKCQFNFRKVRYKGLAKNTAQLFSLFALTNLFLARKILLCNP; encoded by the coding sequence ATGAAAACGAAATCGACGAGACGAGGCGACTTTTTAGCGCAGATGAATAGGATAGTTCCCTGGGAAAAAATTCTGTCTAAACTCAGTATCAATTATCCTAAGCCAACAGCCAAAGGGGGAAGACCGGCAAAACCTTTAGAGGTGATGCTGCGGATTTATTTTTTACAAAATGGGTTTAATTACGCTGATTTATCGATGGAAGAAGCGTTATATGACATCCCCTTACTACGTCAATTTACCGGTGTCTCCGTCGATGCGATTCCCTCCGATCCCACCATTCTGCATTTTCGACACTGGCTGGAAAAACATCATTTAAGCGAATCATTGTTTGAAGAGGTCAATGCGCATTTAGCTTCGTGTGGGCTGTTTATCAAACGGGGTAGTATTGTTGATGCTACGATCATTCATGCACCCAGTTCAACTAAAAACCGGCAAAATGGCCGCGATCCTGAAATGAAAGCCACCCGTAAAGGCAATCAGTGTTTTGGTATGAAAGCGCATATTGGTGTGGATGCACAGACGGGTCTGGTGCATTCCCTGGTAGGAACCTCGGCGAATGTAGCCGAGGTAACGCAAGTTCATCACCTTCTTCACGGCCAAGAAGAGGTTGTCCATGGTGATGCCGGTTATAAAGGCGTGATGCGACGCAGTGAACATCAACATCGTGCGGTCATCTGGCACATCCCCCGACGGAGGGTATTGGCCTTGCCCGGGCAGGAGCAGCAGGTATGGGAGAAACATCGGCATCGGCAAAGTCTTATTGCGAAAATCCGGGCTAAGGTTGAACATCCCTTTCGGGTGTTAAAATGTCAGTTCAACTTTAGAAAAGTGCGCTACAAGGGCTTGGCAAAAAATACCGCGCAGTTATTCAGCTTATTTGCTTTGACCAATCTCTTTCTCGCTAGAAAAATCCTGCTCTGTAACCCCTGA
- a CDS encoding type II toxin-antitoxin system RelE/ParE family toxin, whose product MIGSFKEGETGSLARFYFDAERTGNFPTVIEKTLRRKLTMLEGASTERTLFNPRSNHYERLSGKLVGWSSLRINIQWRLIFRWREGVAYDIYLDPHKY is encoded by the coding sequence ATGATAGGAAGTTTCAAAGAAGGAGAGACCGGATCGCTAGCTCGCTTTTACTTCGATGCAGAACGCACCGGCAATTTTCCTACTGTGATTGAAAAAACACTTCGTCGTAAGCTCACTATGCTAGAGGGAGCCAGCACCGAACGAACACTTTTTAATCCACGTAGCAATCATTATGAACGTTTGTCTGGCAAGCTTGTAGGCTGGTCTAGTCTTCGAATTAATATCCAGTGGCGCCTTATTTTCCGCTGGAGAGAAGGAGTCGCTTACGATATTTATCTTGATCCGCACAAATACTAA
- a CDS encoding type II secretion system F family protein has product MNKFQRWLCKLTLNSDDREAIYDNFRHYLLDGQSLEKTFDKMIVNYTRRGKKPNNEIAQILTECAAHLKEGHSLGEALKDWFPEQELSVIDACNIAGRPWDGFKKAMKIATSTDRLKKAIRGAMLTSAYLFSLSFIILAMACVMLVPFLLESVPLVRWILAQKGVYYFYIFIVSYGWLLIIGFIIFCSIIAYTMPRWVGKKRFYADQFPPYSFYKQRQGATFITSIDALLSSNIPLKNALIKMREMSQSAWLIEKINGALARLADGEENLGSALDTAGYEFPSEDAIIKMQSLFETTNQEGSLERFGDRLLEKTLLNVERQGNVIKVVSMFSGAAATVGIVGIMYSLIEIAINF; this is encoded by the coding sequence ATGAATAAATTCCAGCGTTGGCTTTGTAAACTCACCTTGAACTCAGATGATCGCGAAGCTATTTATGACAATTTTCGCCACTATTTATTGGATGGTCAGAGTCTGGAAAAAACCTTTGACAAGATGATTGTCAATTACACCCGCCGTGGCAAGAAACCCAACAATGAAATCGCCCAGATATTAACCGAATGCGCTGCCCATCTTAAAGAAGGCCATTCGCTGGGTGAAGCATTAAAAGACTGGTTTCCTGAACAAGAGCTCAGCGTAATTGATGCCTGTAATATCGCGGGGCGGCCTTGGGACGGCTTTAAAAAGGCGATGAAAATCGCCACATCAACCGACCGATTGAAAAAAGCCATCCGGGGGGCGATGTTAACCAGTGCTTATCTTTTTTCATTGTCTTTTATTATCTTGGCGATGGCCTGTGTGATGTTGGTGCCGTTTTTGCTGGAATCGGTGCCTTTGGTCAGATGGATCTTAGCGCAAAAAGGCGTGTACTATTTTTATATTTTTATCGTTTCTTATGGCTGGCTGTTAATTATCGGCTTCATTATTTTTTGTTCCATCATCGCCTATACAATGCCGCGTTGGGTCGGGAAAAAACGATTTTATGCCGATCAATTCCCCCCTTATTCCTTTTACAAACAACGGCAAGGCGCCACCTTTATTACCAGTATTGATGCCTTACTGTCATCGAATATTCCGTTAAAAAATGCGCTGATTAAAATGCGCGAGATGTCTCAATCTGCTTGGTTAATCGAAAAAATTAACGGGGCGTTAGCGCGCTTAGCCGACGGGGAAGAAAATCTGGGATCGGCGTTAGATACCGCGGGGTATGAGTTCCCGAGTGAAGACGCCATTATCAAAATGCAAAGTTTATTCGAAACCACGAATCAGGAAGGGTCATTAGAACGCTTTGGTGATCGTCTGTTAGAAAAAACCTTACTCAATGTCGAACGGCAAGGCAATGTGATTAAAGTCGTCAGTATGTTTAGCGGTGCGGCGGCCACCGTCGGTATCGTTGGCATTATGTACAGCTTAATTGAAATCGCCATCAACTTTTAA
- the pilV gene encoding shufflon system plasmid conjugative transfer pilus tip adhesin PilV → MKYLKKGIWHISDASTGLGVGLFCFALIVAPLVYAFNKDQQYSTAASHARRVEKATNKYITDNALMIGKHATATSPYILDVPMLIKADYLPKGFSAANNFSSRYHTRIYQPSALKFHHMIFLAGGVPLSLSAARKIATRIGGSGGYIEGAVAKGVMGGWTENLSTFGGYNPGDGKVVIAGFFSQGAGKNDYLYRHAVPGQGELNTMRTALNMGRNNVDEVNALNANTVKTKTLHTTGAAHINGNLHAGGAITTAKTLLAKGDITTDGWLITKGNKGWYSEKGQGGWHMEALKNR, encoded by the coding sequence ATGAAATATTTAAAAAAAGGCATCTGGCACATCTCCGATGCTTCCACCGGCTTGGGGGTCGGGCTGTTTTGCTTTGCGCTTATCGTGGCACCCCTGGTGTATGCGTTTAATAAAGATCAGCAATACAGCACCGCGGCCAGCCATGCCCGGCGAGTAGAAAAAGCCACTAACAAATACATTACTGACAACGCGTTGATGATCGGAAAACATGCTACCGCGACCTCCCCCTATATCCTCGATGTGCCGATGCTTATTAAGGCGGATTATTTACCTAAGGGGTTTTCCGCCGCCAATAATTTTTCCAGTCGTTATCACACGCGAATTTATCAACCTAGCGCCTTGAAATTTCATCATATGATTTTTCTGGCCGGTGGTGTCCCGCTCAGTCTCAGTGCAGCTCGAAAAATAGCGACCCGGATTGGTGGCAGCGGCGGTTACATTGAAGGCGCCGTCGCAAAAGGCGTGATGGGCGGCTGGACGGAAAATCTTTCCACCTTCGGCGGCTATAACCCCGGTGACGGCAAGGTAGTGATTGCTGGTTTTTTTTCGCAAGGTGCAGGAAAAAACGATTATTTGTATCGCCACGCGGTGCCGGGTCAAGGCGAATTAAATACCATGAGAACCGCACTCAATATGGGCAGGAATAACGTTGACGAAGTTAATGCGCTCAATGCCAACACAGTAAAAACCAAAACGTTGCATACCACCGGGGCGGCTCACATTAATGGTAACCTCCATGCTGGCGGTGCCATCACCACCGCCAAAACCCTTTTAGCTAAAGGCGATATCACAACGGACGGCTGGTTAATCACCAAAGGTAATAAAGGCTGGTATTCTGAAAAAGGGCAAGGGGGCTGGCATATGGAAGCCCTGAAAAACCGATAA
- a CDS encoding CopG family ribbon-helix-helix protein gives MQLNERQTTTLRLEKNLKERVKYLAGDKRSSSHALMLEAINQYVEREEKQSDYRKNALSAWHEYQETGEHITAEETLNWLDTWGTSNEKSAPTCHK, from the coding sequence ATGCAACTCAACGAACGGCAGACCACCACACTTCGACTTGAAAAAAATCTCAAAGAAAGAGTCAAATATTTGGCAGGTGATAAGCGGAGTTCTTCTCATGCGCTGATGCTAGAAGCGATTAATCAATATGTTGAAAGAGAAGAAAAACAAAGTGATTACCGTAAAAATGCGTTATCTGCTTGGCATGAATACCAAGAAACAGGCGAGCATATTACCGCAGAGGAAACACTTAACTGGCTTGATACCTGGGGTACATCAAACGAGAAAAGTGCACCAACATGCCACAAGTAA
- a CDS encoding type 4 pilus major pilin has translation MKSLKKGIFSITDVSTGWGMTLVGLAIVVAAGVGLYIKVNSTSALTSINTLLNETKSLRMSTGYGTANLVPALIRSGAVPKGISIIGDTLFNSAGGAITVTGRGIGFVVSTAGINEKDCMKLVTTLGNGDIASTRINSAAAMVGKISLAQASAACVVGKSNTVTFTLDS, from the coding sequence ATGAAATCATTAAAAAAAGGTATTTTTAGTATTACTGATGTCAGCACGGGGTGGGGCATGACCTTGGTGGGTCTAGCGATAGTGGTAGCGGCAGGCGTCGGATTATATATCAAAGTCAATTCCACCTCTGCGCTGACCTCCATTAACACCTTGCTCAATGAGACTAAATCATTGCGGATGTCAACCGGTTATGGCACCGCTAATTTAGTGCCCGCGTTAATTCGCTCAGGCGCTGTGCCCAAAGGCATCTCAATAATAGGCGATACACTTTTTAATTCGGCGGGGGGTGCCATCACCGTCACCGGCCGTGGCATAGGATTTGTTGTCTCGACCGCCGGCATTAATGAAAAAGATTGCATGAAACTCGTCACCACCTTAGGCAACGGCGATATTGCCTCCACTCGCATTAACAGTGCGGCGGCGATGGTGGGCAAAATCTCACTGGCTCAGGCGTCTGCTGCCTGTGTTGTCGGAAAAAGTAACACTGTCACTTTCACCCTTGATAGTTAA
- the istA gene encoding IS21 family transposase, which yields MLRREDHYMIKQRHQQGAFIVDIAHQIGCSEKTVRRHISYPAPPTAKRGKKQVAKLEPFKDYIDSRLSEQVWNAAVIFEEIREKGYRGGSAMLRRYIHPKRPLRASKNTVRFETLPGYQLQHDWGEIIVEVAGSACTVNFAVNTLGFSRRFHVFAAPKQDAEHTYESLVRSFNYFGGSVKNVLVDNQKAAVIKHGQNGHIEFNAGFLQLANHYGFSPRACKPYRPQTKGKTERMVGYVKHNFFTRYRQFESFAHVNQLLAMWLAKVADQRHLRQFKQTPENRFAEEKIALMPLPATDFDTSYFDLRQVAWDSYIDVRGNRYSVPSFWCGRAVNIRIGLDNTLRIYGDEQLLATHLLQEVTQGWQKVPEHHQALWQQVNRVASRSLSVYEELL from the coding sequence ATGCTAAGAAGAGAGGACCACTACATGATAAAACAACGCCATCAACAGGGGGCATTTATTGTTGATATTGCCCATCAGATAGGGTGTTCAGAAAAAACGGTGAGACGGCACATTAGCTATCCTGCGCCGCCAACAGCAAAACGCGGTAAAAAACAGGTTGCTAAACTCGAGCCCTTTAAAGACTACATCGATTCAAGGTTGAGTGAACAGGTTTGGAATGCGGCGGTTATTTTTGAGGAAATCCGTGAAAAAGGCTACCGGGGTGGGAGTGCGATGCTCCGACGTTATATACATCCCAAACGTCCGCTCAGGGCCTCGAAAAACACGGTACGCTTTGAAACCCTCCCCGGTTATCAACTTCAACACGATTGGGGAGAAATCATCGTTGAGGTGGCAGGCTCTGCCTGTACGGTTAATTTTGCCGTTAATACGCTCGGTTTTTCGCGTCGCTTTCATGTCTTTGCTGCCCCTAAGCAAGATGCTGAGCACACGTATGAATCGCTGGTTCGCAGCTTCAATTACTTCGGTGGCAGCGTAAAAAATGTCTTGGTAGATAACCAAAAAGCCGCTGTTATCAAACATGGACAAAATGGCCACATCGAGTTCAATGCGGGCTTCCTGCAACTGGCTAATCACTATGGGTTTAGCCCTCGCGCCTGTAAGCCTTATCGACCGCAAACGAAAGGCAAAACCGAACGGATGGTGGGCTATGTTAAACACAATTTTTTCACTCGCTACCGTCAGTTTGAGAGTTTCGCTCATGTTAATCAACTGCTAGCGATGTGGCTGGCGAAAGTGGCAGACCAGCGTCATCTTCGTCAATTCAAGCAGACACCGGAAAATCGTTTTGCTGAGGAAAAAATAGCCTTGATGCCACTCCCTGCGACTGATTTCGATACCAGCTACTTCGACCTACGACAAGTGGCATGGGACAGCTATATCGATGTCAGAGGTAATCGCTATAGCGTGCCTTCATTCTGGTGTGGTCGTGCGGTTAATATTCGTATCGGTTTAGATAATACGCTACGTATTTACGGCGATGAGCAACTGCTCGCGACGCATCTCTTGCAGGAGGTAACGCAGGGCTGGCAAAAGGTGCCAGAACATCATCAAGCCCTTTGGCAACAGGTCAATCGAGTAGCGTCTCGTTCGCTCAGTGTGTATGAGGAGCTACTCTGA
- the istB gene encoding IS21-like element helper ATPase IstB: MMEMENLLIRLKMDYLGDALESLCEEATKKALNYREFLQQALAQEWNGRHQKGLESRLKQARLPWIKTLEQFDFTFQPSIDRKIIRELAGLRFVEHHENVILLGPPGVGKTHLAIALAVKAATAGHRVLFMPLDRLCCTLMKAKQENRLERQLQQLCYARVLILDEIGYLPMNREEASLFFRLLSRRYEKASIILTSNKSFTDWGDVFGDHILATAILDRLLHHSTTLNIKGESYRLKNKRKAGMLPIKTTDIIQAPGIETQQEN, from the coding sequence CTGATGGAAATGGAAAACTTGTTGATACGGTTAAAAATGGATTACCTGGGCGATGCGTTGGAGAGTTTATGTGAAGAAGCCACCAAGAAAGCACTGAACTACCGTGAATTTCTCCAGCAGGCATTAGCCCAGGAATGGAACGGGCGTCACCAAAAAGGCTTGGAATCGCGGTTAAAACAAGCACGTTTGCCGTGGATAAAAACCTTGGAGCAATTTGACTTTACTTTCCAACCAAGTATAGACAGGAAAATTATCCGCGAGCTGGCGGGGCTGAGGTTTGTCGAACATCATGAAAACGTCATTTTGTTAGGCCCACCTGGGGTAGGGAAAACGCATTTGGCGATAGCGCTGGCTGTCAAGGCAGCTACAGCTGGGCATCGGGTATTGTTTATGCCTCTGGATAGACTCTGCTGTACCTTAATGAAGGCAAAGCAAGAAAACCGTCTGGAACGCCAACTTCAGCAACTGTGCTATGCCAGGGTATTAATACTGGATGAAATCGGGTATTTACCGATGAATCGCGAAGAAGCTAGCCTATTTTTCAGGTTATTGAGCCGTCGTTATGAAAAGGCGAGCATCATTCTCACATCAAATAAAAGTTTTACTGATTGGGGGGACGTATTCGGTGATCACATTTTAGCAACTGCGATTTTAGACAGGCTTTTACATCATTCAACCACATTGAATATTAAAGGAGAAAGCTATCGACTCAAAAATAAACGCAAAGCAGGCATGTTGCCTATAAAAACGACTGATATTATCCAGGCGCCTGGAATAGAAACCCAACAGGAAAATTAG
- a CDS encoding Tn3 family transposase, which yields MNLIDNMTLRKAIQTVRNRTEAYHQLQGLIRKIYRGVFKGQKRITNQVSAHVVRLVANSIIAYNAIILNTLYEKMQAEGVNQTIIDEFVRISPIAWAHIAFTGKYNFKKSKSGVDLDTMINELEKHLKRRFWKAV from the coding sequence TTGAATTTAATCGATAATATGACGCTCCGAAAGGCTATCCAAACAGTCAGAAATAGAACGGAGGCTTATCACCAGTTACAGGGTCTCATCAGGAAAATTTATCGCGGAGTTTTTAAAGGACAAAAGAGAATAACTAATCAGGTCAGTGCGCATGTAGTAAGACTGGTTGCAAATTCTATCATTGCGTACAACGCCATTATTTTGAATACTCTTTATGAAAAAATGCAAGCAGAGGGAGTTAACCAGACAATTATTGATGAATTTGTCAGGATTTCTCCTATTGCCTGGGCGCACATTGCTTTCACTGGTAAGTACAATTTTAAAAAGAGCAAGAGTGGGGTTGATCTAGATACGATGATCAATGAGCTTGAAAAACATTTAAAACGACGCTTCTGGAAAGCCGTTTAA
- a CDS encoding HigA family addiction module antitoxin — protein MDTKTAEPTSVGEMLVEEFLKPMNITQQQLANAMGLSRKVIGQIINHTRRISVIEATQLAALFEVDEDFWINIQASHDRWEARNLIATQHYKPINLVIATG, from the coding sequence ATGGATACCAAAACGGCAGAACCTACCTCAGTTGGTGAGATGCTAGTTGAAGAATTTCTAAAACCGATGAATATTACACAACAGCAACTGGCAAACGCGATGGGTTTATCGCGTAAAGTGATAGGCCAGATTATTAATCATACGCGCCGTATTAGCGTCATTGAAGCAACTCAGCTTGCCGCTTTGTTTGAGGTCGATGAAGATTTTTGGATTAATATACAGGCATCTCATGATCGCTGGGAAGCGCGTAATCTTATTGCTACTCAGCACTATAAACCGATCAATTTAGTTATTGCTACGGGATAA
- a CDS encoding type II toxin-antitoxin system RelE/ParE family toxin — MNEIIHYLTPEGKDLYQDWLNNLNDRIAKARITTRVNRVAAGAFGDCKPVDSGVWELRIDQGAGYRVYYALTGKKVVLLLLGGDKRTQQADINKAVECWKDFQRRK; from the coding sequence ATGAACGAAATTATCCATTATTTAACACCAGAAGGTAAAGATCTGTACCAAGATTGGCTAAACAACCTGAATGATAGAATCGCTAAGGCTCGAATAACCACCAGGGTTAACAGAGTAGCAGCAGGTGCCTTCGGAGATTGTAAGCCTGTTGACAGCGGGGTATGGGAACTTCGTATAGACCAAGGAGCAGGATACAGAGTCTATTACGCTCTAACGGGCAAGAAAGTAGTTTTGTTGCTACTCGGGGGTGATAAGCGAACACAGCAGGCCGACATCAACAAAGCGGTTGAGTGTTGGAAAGACTTCCAACGGAGGAAATAA
- a CDS encoding ParA family protein has translation MIISFLSQKGGVSKSALARTTAVGFINGGWRVHVADLDEKQQTTMKWCKRREDNGLNSVDCAVYRRAASALKVSHQHDLDLVIIDGRPAAEHSYLEISKGSDLVVLTTGATVDDLEPSLELGRELVKGGLDKNHLVFSINKAPSEAEAIKAIATITEWGFKSLKSIIYFQNAYGQALDKGRALTETPYSSLNEKAQEMVDEIDELINSSKHDIINS, from the coding sequence GTGATAATAAGTTTTTTGAGCCAAAAAGGTGGGGTATCCAAAAGCGCATTAGCCAGAACAACTGCCGTCGGGTTCATTAATGGCGGCTGGCGTGTCCATGTAGCTGATTTAGATGAAAAGCAACAGACGACAATGAAATGGTGCAAAAGACGTGAAGATAATGGCCTTAATTCTGTCGATTGTGCAGTTTACCGCAGGGCAGCGTCTGCTTTAAAAGTAAGCCATCAGCATGATCTAGATCTCGTTATCATTGATGGACGTCCTGCCGCTGAGCATTCATATTTGGAGATATCCAAAGGATCGGATTTGGTGGTACTAACTACAGGAGCCACGGTAGATGACCTTGAACCATCCTTAGAGCTGGGTCGTGAGCTGGTCAAAGGGGGGCTGGATAAAAACCATTTGGTTTTCTCTATCAATAAAGCTCCATCTGAAGCAGAAGCAATAAAAGCTATCGCTACGATCACAGAATGGGGTTTTAAGTCGCTTAAAAGCATTATCTATTTCCAGAACGCTTATGGTCAAGCGCTTGATAAAGGCCGTGCTTTGACGGAAACGCCCTACTCATCCCTCAACGAAAAAGCACAAGAGATGGTTGATGAAATTGATGAATTAATTAATTCATCAAAGCATGATATAATTAATTCATGA
- a CDS encoding addiction module antidote protein, which produces MNKSRSHDETVIEMIRNDPDFAEFYLHAAFEELDEESGEAGFLLALRHIVEARGGMGMIAEKAGLSRESLYRALSPKGNPTLKTMKQVVHATGLKFAAIA; this is translated from the coding sequence ATGAACAAATCACGTAGTCACGATGAAACGGTTATCGAAATGATACGTAACGACCCTGATTTTGCCGAATTTTATCTTCATGCTGCTTTTGAAGAGCTGGATGAGGAAAGCGGCGAAGCGGGTTTCCTGTTAGCACTTCGCCACATTGTTGAAGCACGTGGTGGAATGGGGATGATTGCCGAAAAAGCGGGTCTATCACGTGAAAGCCTTTACAGGGCTCTCTCACCGAAGGGCAATCCTACCTTGAAAACCATGAAACAGGTTGTTCATGCAACTGGTCTAAAATTTGCCGCTATCGCGTAA
- a CDS encoding type II toxin-antitoxin system RelE/ParE family toxin: MPQVILQKRAQEDLIRLQAFLKRKNPLAARKAANAISNSIKLLINTPSIGRPVESLNIEFRELVINFGSSGYVLLYRDDQELDRVVILSIKHQKESGYQ, from the coding sequence ATGCCACAAGTAATTCTTCAGAAACGGGCTCAAGAAGATCTAATTCGTTTACAAGCCTTCCTTAAAAGAAAAAATCCATTAGCGGCGAGAAAAGCGGCAAATGCCATTTCAAATAGCATTAAATTGTTAATAAATACGCCATCAATAGGACGCCCCGTTGAGTCATTGAATATTGAGTTCCGAGAACTCGTGATCAATTTTGGCAGCAGCGGGTATGTTTTATTGTATCGCGATGACCAAGAACTTGATCGTGTAGTCATTTTATCAATTAAGCATCAAAAAGAATCAGGCTACCAGTAA